Proteins encoded together in one Variovorax paradoxus window:
- a CDS encoding autoinducer binding domain-containing protein, which yields MNEWTQDVLVRLNEASEPSQVLAQVSAAARQLGFEHCAYGLRTLVPFTRQKTLMFSTYDERWSHRYIHAGYLHVDPTVVHGVHSGTPVVWSNEVFRDAPQMWDEARSFGLRVGWAQSVTEPDARVGMLSLARSGEPLTASEMRAKDLLLQWLVIRAHRAFCRLLGGSPLAGIEPLTMRQVEVLRWTGDGKTSDEIAAILCISKPTVDFHLRNAMAKLGAATKSSAAAFASRLGLLN from the coding sequence ATGAACGAGTGGACCCAAGATGTTCTCGTTCGGTTGAACGAGGCAAGCGAACCATCCCAGGTGCTCGCGCAGGTCAGCGCGGCTGCCAGGCAGCTCGGCTTCGAGCACTGCGCCTACGGGCTGCGCACCCTTGTGCCCTTCACCCGACAGAAGACTTTGATGTTCAGCACCTACGATGAGCGGTGGAGCCACCGCTACATCCATGCGGGATATCTTCACGTGGATCCGACGGTCGTCCACGGCGTGCACAGCGGGACCCCGGTGGTCTGGAGCAACGAAGTCTTCCGCGATGCGCCGCAGATGTGGGACGAGGCGCGCTCGTTCGGCTTGCGCGTCGGCTGGGCGCAATCGGTCACCGAGCCCGACGCGCGGGTCGGCATGCTGTCGCTGGCCCGGTCGGGCGAACCGTTGACGGCTTCGGAGATGCGCGCGAAGGACCTCCTGCTCCAGTGGCTTGTGATCCGTGCTCATCGCGCGTTCTGCCGCCTGCTGGGCGGCAGTCCGCTCGCGGGGATCGAACCTCTGACAATGCGGCAGGTGGAGGTGCTGCGCTGGACGGGCGACGGGAAGACGAGCGACGAAATCGCGGCCATCCTCTGCATCTCGAAACCGACGGTCGATTTCCATTTGAGGAATGCAATGGCCAAGCTGGGAGCTGCCACCAAGAGCTCGGCCGCGGCGTTCGCTTCGCGTCTTGGGCTCCTGAACTGA
- a CDS encoding acyl-homoserine-lactone synthase, whose translation MEIIAGTIDSFSADVLFDMARYRHEVFVEKLGWKLHTRGRLELDEFDRKDTIYLIARSPEGEIVGTSRLLPTHRPYLLASVFPALLGDTPAPCSPDIWELSRFAAADGKRLGTGEDPHGWSLALDMLSVAMQTVARKGGRRIISASPLGIERILRRAGLSAYRAAPPVRVDGQLLFACLINVDKHWCPRRDRDTDAIG comes from the coding sequence ATGGAGATCATTGCGGGAACGATCGACTCTTTCTCGGCCGATGTGCTGTTCGACATGGCGCGCTACCGGCACGAGGTTTTTGTCGAGAAGCTGGGCTGGAAACTCCATACGCGCGGCCGGCTGGAACTCGACGAATTCGACCGCAAGGACACCATTTATCTGATCGCCCGCAGTCCCGAGGGCGAGATCGTCGGGACGAGCCGCCTGTTGCCCACGCACCGCCCCTATCTGCTGGCCAGCGTCTTCCCGGCGTTGCTCGGCGACACGCCGGCACCGTGCTCCCCAGACATCTGGGAACTGTCGCGATTCGCCGCTGCCGACGGGAAGCGGCTGGGGACAGGCGAGGATCCGCATGGATGGTCGCTCGCGCTGGACATGCTGAGCGTCGCGATGCAGACCGTCGCCAGGAAGGGCGGACGACGGATCATCAGCGCCTCGCCGCTGGGCATCGAGCGCATCCTGCGTCGCGCAGGCCTGTCCGCATACCGCGCGGCGCCGCCGGTGCGGGTCGATGGCCAGCTTCTGTTCGCCTGCCTCATCAACGTGGACAAGCACTGGTGTCCGCGTCGGGACCGCGACACTGACGCGATCGGCTGA
- a CDS encoding DMT family transporter: protein MLMAMGCYVLNDVFVKLAAQSLPPGQVLAVRGAFATLFVLALARGARAGWRTALRPLVAGRCGLEITTALTSVVALSLAPLATVSTLMMTAPLMIGATAMALRWEPWRVSRLLATLAGFAGVLLVIQPSARSEIPAAGLACALLCAASLAARDLVTRRIPATVPSSTIAVATTLAVCLGGLLLGLVEHWAPLTRHELGMLAAAAGCAALGNYALIVACRGVDLSVVTPFRYSLIVWALLLGYAIWGDMPRPEAAAGVVLIVAAGAFTVWAARRP from the coding sequence ATGCTGATGGCCATGGGCTGCTACGTACTCAACGATGTGTTCGTGAAGTTGGCGGCGCAGAGTCTGCCGCCCGGACAGGTCCTCGCCGTGCGCGGCGCCTTCGCCACCCTCTTTGTCCTGGCCCTCGCCCGGGGCGCGCGCGCCGGCTGGCGAACGGCGCTGCGTCCACTCGTCGCGGGCCGCTGTGGACTCGAGATCACGACCGCCCTCACTTCCGTCGTCGCCCTGTCGCTCGCGCCCCTCGCCACGGTCAGCACGCTCATGATGACCGCGCCGCTGATGATTGGCGCGACCGCGATGGCGCTGCGCTGGGAGCCCTGGCGCGTGAGCCGGTTGCTGGCAACGTTGGCAGGATTCGCCGGCGTTCTGCTGGTGATCCAGCCCTCGGCTCGCTCCGAGATCCCTGCCGCCGGCCTCGCCTGCGCACTGTTGTGCGCCGCCTCTCTCGCCGCACGTGACCTGGTGACCCGGCGCATTCCCGCCACGGTGCCGTCGTCGACCATCGCCGTGGCGACCACGCTCGCCGTGTGCCTGGGGGGCCTGCTGCTGGGTCTCGTGGAGCACTGGGCGCCGCTTACGCGCCACGAGCTCGGGATGCTCGCGGCGGCCGCGGGTTGCGCGGCCCTGGGCAACTACGCGCTCATCGTGGCCTGCCGAGGCGTCGATCTCTCCGTCGTCACGCCTTTTCGCTACAGCCTGATTGTCTGGGCCTTGCTGCTGGGGTACGCCATCTGGGGCGACATGCCCCGCCCCGAGGCCGCTGCCGGCGTGGTCCTGATCGTCGCAGCCGGTGCCTTCACCGTCTGGGCGGCACGCCGCCCTTGA